A single genomic interval of Primulina huaijiensis isolate GDHJ02 chromosome 7, ASM1229523v2, whole genome shotgun sequence harbors:
- the LOC140981477 gene encoding probable LRR receptor-like serine/threonine-protein kinase At1g12460, giving the protein MRILGTYFYCLVLLFVFCSLEFIVVEGFTITEKEILLQFKGNISNDPCDSLRSWDPSKSPCQYYSGVSCNSNGNVVKIVLWDTGLGGVLSPALSGLKFLKTLTLYGNKFTGNIPFEYGEIDSLWKINLSSNALSGSIPEFLGDLPNIRLLDLSRNGYNGEIPSALFKKCYHTKFVSLAHNNLSGSIPVSVGNCLNLEGVDLSFNGLSGGLPAEICDIPGMMYLSVRSNLLSGSVQDQVSKCESLELLDLGSNMFTGLAPFEVLGLANITYFNVSWNGFQGEIPNVEACSGSLEVFDVSGNDLYGEIPAGITKCSGLKYLDLGYNKLNGSIPADIANMKKLLVIRLASNSIDGTIPTQFGSIEWLEVLDLHSLELGGEIPDEISKCQFLLELDVSGNYLEGEIPQNLDNMTYLLILDLHHNRLNGTIPLNLGNLSNLHALDLSENMLSGPIPSTLENLKNLTHFNVSYNNLSGSIPSIQTIQSFGSSSFSHNPGLCGAPLENTCSSGAPPASSRKPKLSVSSIIAIVAAALIATGVCVITVINMKARGRRREDETMVVESTPLASSDSNVIIGKLVLFSKNLPAKYEDWEAGTKALLDKECLIGGGSIGTVYKTTFEGDISIAVKKLETLGRIRNQDEFEHEIGRLGNLQHPNLVEVQGYYWSSSMQLILSEFVQNGNLYDNLHGLSYPGTSTGAGNPELNWSRRFRIAVGTARALAYLHNDCKPPVLHLNIKSTNILLDENYKTKISDYGLAKLLPLLDSYGLTKVHNAVGYIAPELAQSSRLSDKCDVYSFGVILLELVTGRKPVESPTVNEVVILCDYVRVLIEQGSASDCFDRRLRGFTENELIQVMKLGLICTYESPSRRPSMAEVVQVLESIRNGSES; this is encoded by the exons ATGAGAATACTAGGTACATATTTCTACTGCCTCGTTCTCCTTTTCGTGTTTTGTTCGCTTGAGTTTATAGTAGTTGAAGGGTTCACGATTACCGAAAAGGAGATTTTGCTTCAATTTAAGGGTAATATTTCGAATGACCCTTGTGATAGTTTAAGGAGTTGGGATCCTAGTAAAAGCCCGTGTCAATATTATAGCGGTGTGTCTTGTAATTCAAATGGAAATGTGGTGAAGATTGTGTTGTGGGACACTGGTCTAGGTGGTGTGTTGTCTCCTGCATTATCTGGattaaagtttttgaaaacTTTGACCTTGTATGGAAATAAATTCACTGGCAATATTCCATTTGAGTACGGTGAGATTGATTCTTTGTGGAAGATCAACTTGAGTTCCAATGCTCTCTCTGGATCGATCCCAGAATTTCTTGGAGATTTACCTAACATAAGGCTTCTTGATTTATCAAGAAATGGGTACAATGGGGAGATTCCTTCGGCTTTGTTCAAGAAGTGTTACCACACCAAGTTCGTTTCTTTGGCACATAACAATCTTTCGGGGTCAATCCCTGTTTCTGTTGGTAACTGTTTGAATCTTGAAGGGGTAGATTTGTCTTTTAATGGGCTCAGCGGGGGATTGCCTGCAGAAATTTGTGACATTCCGGGAATGATGTACTTATCTGTGAGGAGTAATTTGCTATCAGGAAGTGTTCAAGACCAAGTTTCAAAGTGTGAAAGCTTGGAGCTCTTGGATCTTGGTAGCAATATGTTTACCGGACTCGCACCCTTCGAGGTTCTTGGATTGGCAAATATTACGTATTTCAACGTGTCCTGGAATGGGTTTCAGGGGGAGATTCCAAATGTAGAAGCTTGCTCTGGGTCATTGGAAGTTTTTGATGTTTCTGGGAATGATTTATATGGTGAAATTCCCGCAGGCATCACTAAATGCAGTGGCCTTAAGTATTTAGATTTGGGTTATAATAAGCTTAATGGAAGCATACCAGCTGACATTGCTAATATGAAGAAGCTCTTGGTAATTCGATTGGCGTCTAACTCCATAGATGGGACGATTCCTACACAATTTGGTAGTATAGAATGGCTTGAAGTGCTTGATTTACATAGCCTCGAACTTGGTGGTGAAATCCCTGATGAAATCAGCAAATGCCAGTTTCTTCTTGAGCT GGATGTCTCTGGAAATTATTTGGAGGGAGAGATTCCGCAAAATCTTGATAACATGACATACCTCTTGATTCTCGACTTACATCATAACCGTCTTAATGGAACAATACCATTGAACCTTGGAAATTTGTCTAATTTACATGCTTTAGATTTGTCCGAAAATATGCTCTCCGGTCCAATACCTTCAACGCTCGAAAATCTGAAAAACTTAACTCATTTCAATGTCTCTTACAACAATCTTTCTGGTTCCATCCCTTCCATTCAAACAATCCAAAGCTTCGGATCCTCCTCTTTTTCCCACAATCCAGGTCTTTGTGGTGCTCCATTAGAGAACACGTGCTCTAGTGGTGCTCCTCCTGCATCATCAAGGAAACCGAAGCTCAGTGTTTCTTCAATTATAGCTATAGTTGCTGCAGCCTTGATTGCAACTGGTGTTTGTGTGATCACTGTTATTAACATGAAGGCTCGTGGGAGAAGAAGAGAAGATGAAACTATGGTTGTGGAGAGCACTCCATTAGCTTCATCAGACTCGAATGTCATTATCGGTAAATTGGTCCTCTTCAGTAAAAATTTACCCGCGAAGTATGAGGATTGGGAAGCTGGCACAAAAGCATTGCTCGACAAGGAATGTTTAATCGGTGGAGGTTCCATTGGAACTGTGTACAAAACAACGTTTGAAGGTGACATTTCAATTGCAGTGAAGAAACTTGAGACATTGGGACGAATCAGGAACCAAGATGAATTCGAGCATGAAATAGGACGTCTAGGAAACCTTCAACACCCTAACCTTGTTGAGGTTCAAGGCTATTATTGGTCATCAAGCATGCAATTAATTTTGTCTGAATTCGTTCAGAATGGGAATCTTTATGATAACTTACATGGACTCAGCTACCCTGGTACCAGCACTGGTGCCGGTAATCCTGAGTTAAATTGGTCCAGAAGATTTCGCATAGCAGTCGGAACAGCTCGAGCTCTAGCCTATCTTCACAATGATTGCAAGCCTCCGGTTCTTCATCTCAATATCAAATCAACTAATATTCTTTTAGATGAAAACTACAAGACCAAGATTTCCGATTATGGCTTGGCGAAGCTGCTCCCTCTGTTGGATAGTTATGGACTCACGAAAGTTCACAATGCCGTGGGATATATTGCACCAGAACTCGCTCAAAGTTCCAGGCTCAGTGATAAATGTGACGTTTACAGTTTTGGTGTCATTCTGTTGGAGTTGGTTACTGGAAGGAAGCCAGTGGAAAGCCCAACTGTCAATGAGGTAGTGATATTGTGTGACTATGTGCGAGTTTTGATCGAACAAGGCTCAGCTTCAGACTGTTTCGATAGACGTTTGAGGGGGTTTACAGAAAACGAGCTGATTCAGGTTATGAAGTTGGGACTAATTTGCACTTATGAATCTCCTTCAAGGAGACCAAGCATGGCCGAGGTTGTTCAGGTTCTTGAGTCTATAAGAAATGGTTCAGAGTCATAA